In Miscanthus floridulus cultivar M001 chromosome 5, ASM1932011v1, whole genome shotgun sequence, one genomic interval encodes:
- the LOC136452242 gene encoding 3-ketoacyl-CoA synthase 6-like, with product MHRRMTMAKLLNLKTWYQLVVDNFLAMVAVAFVAAALRRAWPVSIDDLAGSLRAVPPVRILTAVILTAGVAQLRRLHRPRDVYLVEYGCFRPKPCFRAPFATCLEHAHYLPYQVDPESVSFSIRLLERSGIGEETCLPNSYHYMPPDRSLEAAREETQDVIFSAVDEVFARTSVRPEEIDVLIVNCSIFTPTPVFVDMVVNRYKLRPDVQSLNLSGMGCGAGLVNIGLARHLLQVAPPGTHVLTVSTEILSSQYYIGSERAMLLPNCLFRMGAAATILSNLPERARFRLGRIVRRMTAARDADYHCIFQEEDGKGILGVRLSKDLTTTAGQALKRNIMAFGPLVLPVSEQLLVALSLLKRKLLSCWGAKVRLYRPDFHTAFEHFCIHAGGRGVIDEVQRGLGLSDEDVEASRMTLHRFGNTSSSSVLYELAYIEAKGCMRKGDHVWMISFGSGFNCSSVAWECLKAAIDSDGPWADCIHRYPVQLPEVALHDI from the coding sequence ATGCATAGACGCATGACAATGGCCAAGCTCCTCAACCTCAAGACTTGGTACCAGCTCGTTGTGGACAATTTCCTCGCCATGGTGGCGGTGGCATTTGTAGCTGCCGCGCTCCGGCGGGCATGGCCAGTCAGCATCGACGATCTCGCCGGCAGCCTACGCGCCGTGCCGCCGGTCCGCATCCTCACGGCGGTCATCCTGACTGCTGGCGTGGCACAGCTGAGGCGCCTGCACCGGCCGCGGGACGTGTACCTCGTGGAGTACGGCTGCTTCCGCCCGAAGCCCTGCTTCCGGGCGCCGTTCGCCACGTGCCTGGAGCACGCCCACTACCTGCCGTACCAGGTCGACCCGGAGAGCGTCAGCTTCTCAATCCGGCTGCTCGAGCGCTCGGGGATCGGCGAAGAGACGTGCCTGCCCAACTCGTACCACTACATGCCCCCGGACCGCAGCCTTGAGGCGGCCCGGGAGGAGACCCAGGATGTTATCTTCTCCGCCGTGGACGAGGTGTTCGCCAGGACGAGCGTGAGGCCCGAGGAGATCGACGTGCTCATTGTCAACTGCAGCATCTTCACGCCCACGCCGGTGTTCGTCGACATGGTCGTCAACAGGTACAAGCTGCGTCCGGACGTGCAGAGCCTGAACCTGTCCGGCATGGGCTGCGGCGCGGGGCTCGTCAACATCGGCCTGGCCAGGCACCTCCTTCAGGTGGCGCCGCCGGGCACGCACGTCCTGACCGTGTCCACGGAGATCCTCTCGTCGCAGTACTACATCGGCAGCGAGCGCGCGATGCTGCTACCCAACTGCCTCTTCCGCATGGGCGCCGCCGCCACGATCCTCTCCAACTTGCCCGAGCGCGCGCGGTTCAGGCTCGGCCGCATCGTCCGCAGGATGACCGCCGCACGGGACGCCGACTACCACTGCATATTCCAGGAGGAAGACGGCAAGGGCATCCTCGGCGTCCGTCTCTCCAAGGACCTCACCACCACCGCCGGCCAGGCGCTCAAGAGGAACATCATGGCCTTCGGCCCCCTCGTCCTGCCGGTCTCGGAGCAGCTCCTTGTGGCGCTGTCGCTTCTCAAGCGGAAGCTCCTCAGCTGCTGGGGCGCCAAGGTGAGGCTGTACCGTCCGGACTTCCACACGGCGTTCGAGCACTTCTGCATCCACGCCGGCGGGCGTGGGGTCATCGACGAGGTGCAGCGCGGCCTTGGCCTCTCCGACGAGGACGTGGAGGCCTCGCGGATGACGCTACACCGGTTCGGGAACACGTCGAGCAGTTCGGTGCTGTACGAGCTGGCCTACATCGAGGCCAAGGGCTGCATGAGGAAGGGAGACCACGTGTGGATGATCTCCTTCGGCTCCGGCTTCAATTGCAGCAGCGTCGCGTGGGAGTGCCTCAAGGCCGCCATCGACTCCGACGGGCCGTGGGCCGACTGCATCCACCGCTACCCAGTGCAGCTCCCCGAAGTCGCCCTGCACGACATCTGA